The Methanobrevibacter sp. nucleotide sequence AAAGCACAGGAATACATTATTCAAGTTATGAAAGAAAGATTAGAAGAATTAGATAAAAGATAACTCTAATAATTCTTTTAACTTTTTTATTTTAAGATTTTAGCTTAAAATTTTTATTTTAAATTTTCCATTATAATTATAAGATACAATCCTTACAGATATCAAATAATGGAGCTACAGCTTTTTTTATATCGGAAGATACCTTATTCGGACCATTATTTGCATCAATTATCTTGAAGTTTTCATTGGATTTGGCCAAATCCAAGTAATTCTGTTTTACTCCAGTCAGGAACTCTTCATTTTCAAATTCATCAGTTCCATCACATCTTTCAACTGATTTCTTAACGTCCAAATCCAAGAGCAAGACCAAATCCGGAATTTTGGCATATTTGTTTATCTCATTAATCCAATCCTGCGGCTCTTGATATGATAAGCTTGAATAGAAGGATCTGTCACTGATTACTACAACATTGTCATTCTCTAGCTGTTTGATTTTATCCATTAAAATAAGTCTGTCCGCTGCAAACAAAAGACCTAATGTTTTTTGCATGGTGTCGCTTGTAGCATCAGAGCGAGTCAATAGCTCGCGAATAAGCTTTCCGACTTCCATGTCAGTCGGTTCAACAACTGTCTCAACCTTCAGACCATTGCTCTCCAACCATTCCTTCAATAATTTTATCTGAGTTGATTTTCCAGCACCATCTATTCCTTCCAATACAATATACATAAGATAGAATTTATTCTTAAAAATATATAAATTCTATTGTAAATTTTTATTAATTCCATTAGTTTTCACAAGCTCTCATAAAAAACAATATATAAGTCATCAATAATTAAACTCATATTTATATAAATATTATATAATAAAATTAACATATTTATTAATAGTTAGATTATTTTAAATAACTAGAATCAATTTAAAGAATACAATCATAAAAACAATCAAGATTATAGGAGATACTTAATGACATTACCTGAATTATTGGCACCTGCAGGGGACTATGAGATACTGGTTACAGCAATCAATGCAGGGGCCGATGCAGTTTACATATCTGGAGAAAGGTTTGGGGCAAGGGCATTTGCCAAGAACTTCACTTTAGAGGAAATTGAAAAGAGTGTGGAATATGCTCACTTGAATGGGGCAAAGATACATGTGACCGTTAACACCCTAATAAACAACTTTGAAGTTGTGGATGTTGTGAAATACTTATTCTATCTATACAAAGTAGGGGTTGATGCGGTTATTGTGCAGGATTTGGGAATCATTGAACTGATTAAAAACCTCATCCCAGGCCTTGAAGTCCATGCTTCCACACAAATGACATTAAGCGATTATGATTGTATCTTATGGGCTGTTGAAAACAATGTCTCCAGAATAGTCCTGCCACGTGAAATCAGCGTTGACAAAATAGCTGAAATGTCAAGAAAAATGCAGGAATCAAACATAAGCATGGAACTTGAAGCATTTGGACATGGGGCACTTTGCTATTGCTTCAGCGGAAACTGCTATATCTCATCATACAACAGCGGCCGCAGCGGAAACAGAGGAGCATGCGCACAGCCTTGCCGTAAGCAATACAAACTGAAATACAAAAACTACAATGTTGGAAACGGATACCTGCTCTCAACCCATGACCTTGCAGTCTACAAAGGATTGGATGAAATAGAAAAAGCAGGAGTGTTCTCCCTCAAGCTTGAAGGTCGTATGAAATCTGCAGATTATGTGGGAACAATCACAAATGCATACAGGCACTTGATCGACGGGGATGAGGGAGACTATGACAAGGACTTGAGCCTTGTATTCAACAGACAATTTACAGACGGCTATATCCTCAACCAGAAGCCAGGACAGGTTTTAGGAAGGGAAAGCTCCGGACACGAAGGAGTCTACATCGGAAAGATCATAGAAAAGGAAGGAGACCTAATCACTATCTCTAAGGAAAACGAGGAATTCAAGATAAACCTTGACATTGGAGATGGAATCGGATTCAAATACAAGGATAAGATCAAGGGAATCTATATCGACAACATCAAGGAACAGACCGATGACTACATCAAGCTTGAAACAACAAGAAACGTCAGAGAAGGAGATAAGGTTCTTTTAAGCTATTCCAAATCAACTCATGACAATCTCAAGAAGTTCAAGAACGAAACAATAAGACAGAACATCCCTCTGGATTTGGATATAAAATGGACCGATGACTTAAGACTGAACATTGGCGCCAAATTCAAGATTGTGGAAAAGGGAATCAACAACGAAAACAAGGAAGAGGAATTTAGTTTCAGATACATTTCCAAAACCAGATTCGAACCGGCCCAAAAAAGACCTGTAAGCATTGAAGACATTGAAAAGCAAATGCTTAAAACCGGTTCAACATCATTCTACATCAATAACCTGACAATAAATGACATGCCTGAAAACAGCTTTATTCCAATTGGAAAGCTTAATAAGATAAGACGTAATGTTCTTGATGAAGCTACTGAACTCTTATTGAATTACTACAAGCCAGACAAGAAGGAAATCAGGGCAACCAACAAAGCAATTAGCCAATTCATAAAAGAGTATAAGACTTATAGTGAGATTCCAGTCAGAAATGAAAAGCTGAAACTTTCAATATTCGCAGACAATCTGGAACTCTTGAAAATGACTTCCAAATTGCCAATACACAAGTATTTCTTCGACCCTTCCTTCTCATACAACAGTCAAGAGGAATACTTTGAAAACATTAAGGACGTCTTGAAAGAGGCTTATTCCATCGTTTACAAAGGAAAGGAAAATAAAGATGACAAGCTGGTCTTGGTCCTATCATCATTCATCAGCGATGAGGAAATAGAAAGGATAAGCAAAATCATAGATGAACTGGAAGAGGAGAATATAAGAATTCCAATCATGTATGACACACCAGGAATAGCTAAAAGCTTCAAGAACAAGGTTTATGGAAATCATAACTTGAATGTCTGGAACAGCTATAATGTTAAGAACCTGTCAGATTCCGGATTCAAAAGCGTTATCCTATCCTCCGAATTGTCACACACAGAAATCAAGGAATTGGTATCAAAATATCAGTTTATCAGGACTGATGATGAAGATCTTGACTTGAACATCATCATTCAAGGAAACCTTGAAGTGATGAGCAGTAAGGATGATTTCTCAAACCTTAATGATGGAAAAGACTTCATAATCAAAGACTCTTCAGACTATGCAATACTTGAAGACCAGAAACGTAAGAAATTCAAATACAAAGTGGTATTCGATTACAATAGGCACAGCCATTTCATCAATAAGGACTGCTTATGCCTGATAGATGAAGTGGAACTGATCAAGGACACTGGAGTGAACTCTGTAATAATCGACTGCAGATTCTCATCTCCACAGTACAGTTCTACAATAATCTCACTCTATTCACAGGCATTGAAAGAGGACAACATTTATGACTTGAACTTATTGAAAGAACAAATTGAAAACATCACATTATCAAGATTGAACAAAGGAAACTTCATTAACGGACGAATACATGAAAAATCCTGCTAATGCATGAAATTAAATCCAATAAACTAAATTAAAATAACTAAAAGAAAACAAAAAATTAATATTAATTATCATTGAGGAAAAAGAATGAAATTGCCTGAATTATTAGCACCTGTCGGTTCTGCGGAACATTTGAAGATAGCCATATTGTCCGGTGCAAACTCCATCTACCTGTCTGGAGAAAACTTCGGAGCAAGGAAATATGCTGAAAACTTCACAGTTCCGGAGATTAGGGAAGCAGTGAAATATGCCCATTTGCATAATGTGAAGGTCTATGTGACTGTAAACACATTGATCAAGGAAGGGGAATTGGAAAAGGTTAGCAATTACCTTCTCGAATTATACAAAATGGGTGTTGACGCAGTGCTCATTCAGGATATCGGCCTTGTAAGGATCATCAATGAAAACATCCCCCAACTTAAGATTCATGCTTCAACCCAAATGAACCTTCACAACATTGAAGGAATCAGATGGGCCTCCGAACATAATATAAAAAGGGTTGTTCTTCCAAGGGAAATGGAAATAAATGAACTTAAGGAAATCATTGACTATGCACATCCACTTGGAATTGAAATAGAGATATTCGCTCATGGAGCATTATGCTACAGCTATTCGGGACATTGCCTGATCTCTTCCATGCAAGGAGGAAGAAGTGGAAACAGAGGAACCTGCGCTCAGCCATGCAGGGAAAGGTATGAATTGAACATCAACAAGAGCAAAAGAATAAATCCAAAAACCGAAGGGGACTACCTCCTATCACCAAGGGATTTGTCATTATTCGAACATCTTGACGAGATAGTCAATCTTGAAGTGGACAGCATTAAGATAGAAGGCAGAATGAGAAGCAATGATTATGTTGCAACTGTTGTCAAAAACTATAGAAAAAGACTTAACAAATTAAGATATGACAAGACAAGCCAAGCATTGAACAGGAATATCAAAGAGCTGGAAAGAAAGAGCAAAGGGAAAAAGGGAAGAAGCACTGACTTGAAAAAGCTAAAGGATAAGGAAAACATTGAAAGACTTAAAGAAGAGCAGAAATTGGAAAATCTGGAATCCCTTGAAGAGCTTGAATTGGTCTTCAATAGGGAATTTACAACTGGACATCTCATTCCTAAAAACAATCCCATGATCATGAACAGGAAAAAGCCAGGGCATCAAGGATTGTACATCGGAAAGATACACAGATACAATCCTCAAACTGAAGAGATCCATATCCTTCTAAAGGATAATCTCATAAACATCCCAGAAAAGGGGGACGGAATATTAATTGAAAATATTCCTAATTTGGAAAATAACGACAATAATGATAATACTAAGGATACTAAAAAATCAAAGACAAAACAGGATAAAAGAGCCAAAAGAAAAGAGAAAAGAGCTGAAAAGGAAATCAATCCAACTGATGAAATCAATAACATCCAAACCTATGGATTCGACATATCCTCAAAGCCTGTATTGAAGGACTCCAAAGACAGGCATTGGAGAAAAAGGGAAAAGGACAAGGACATTGAAGGAAGATTGTTGGTCATCAAAAGGGTTAGAGAAAACAAGAGAATCAATTTCCCACTTAAAAAAGGCTCAAAAGTCTACCTGACAAAGAAAAACTCATTGTTGAATGAAGTGAAGGACCTTCCACATAAAAAGGAAAATCATTACATCAAAAAATCATTATTGGAACTTTACTTTAGAATAGACAGTGACAATTACCCTCATTTGAAGGGAAATCTCAAATTGGACAATGGCAAGGTAATCACCCTCAAGGTAAAAGGAGAAAATCCTTGGGAGGAAGCGATAAATAAGCCAATTTCCAACGAAACAATCAGAAAGCAATTGCTGAAGATTGGAGATTTGCCTTACTATATTGAAAAGATTACAATCAACAATAACAAAAGCCTATTCTCTCCGATAAGTGAAATCAATGAGCTGAGAAGAACTTTCTTCAACAGACTTGAAGAGGAAATCATTGAAAGTTACAGGCCAAATGAAGAGTACATAAGAATAGCTGAAGAGAATATAAGGAACTTGAATGAGGATTTAAGAAAAAGAATAGACTTGAAATCAAAGGCAAATGCTGAAAAATATAACTTATCAGCATACATAAATAGCTTGGAAATATTAAGGGAACTTAATAAAAGCGAATCCATTTTTGATAGAATCTATTTGGAAATACCTCCAAACAAGGACTTTGAGGAAATCAGCCAGAACATCTTAGAAAACAAATCCATTCAAGAGCATGAACTTAACATCAGCTATTGCGTCAATTTCTTAAAGGAAGCTATTGAAATTTCAAGGAATCAGGATTATAAACTGATCTGGAAACTTCCAGATATCGCTCATAAGCAAACAAAGGAATCCATAATAAAGATCATAGGCATTCTTAAGAAAATGAATCTGGAGATTGACATAATGACTAGCTTAATTGGACTCCACGATTCATTAAAGGATAAGTTCAATCTCAATCTTTATGGAAATTATCCATTGAATGCATATAATATAGAGACAGTATTGGAGATGGATAATTTTGAAGTCTTATGTGTATCTCCGGAGATATATAAGAAAAACATCAAGGATTTGATGGAGGATTACTATAAGGAACTACCAAAAAATAACAATACTATTCCAGAATTAGAGGTATTGGTTCATGGAAACATAGAATCCATGATAACAAGAAAGGAACTTATTTCCAAAAAGCAATTAAAGCTTATCAATAAATACAAAAAGAAATCAAGAAAGGGAAATGCAAATGAATACTATATTGACTCAAATGAATACTATTTGAGAAATAGAAAAGATCAGCATTATCCAATCAAAACCAATTTGAATGAAGACAATATAATCATACTAAATTCAGAGGAACTTTGCTTGCTTGATGATATAGACTATTTGAAATCAATAGGAATCTCCAGCTTTTCAATTGATGCAAGATGGAAATCCTTAGACTACATCAGAGACATTGGAAAGGTTTACAGAGAGCTTATTGACAAGAAGGAAAATGATATTGAAGAATCCAGAAAAGCAATAGCTAAACATTGTCCTAATCTAACTAAAGCCAATTTTGAAAAAGGGTTGAAATAAATAATTTTCAAAATGAAATCAATATCAAAATCATCTTGAAACACAAGGCATTGAAAAACAAAAAACTTAAAAATCAATATGAAAATAAAGAGAATTAATGATATTGAAATGATAATCAATTATTTAATTTCCAATTGAGGTGATCTTATGGAAGGAGCACAATTACAGAACATAAAGGGAATTGGAGATAAATTATCTCAAAAGATCATAAATGAATTGGGAGGAGAAGAGGAACTGAACCAGGTCATTGAAAACCTTGACCTCGAGAGACTGATCAATATTGATGGAATCAGCCAAAGAAAGGCCATTGAAATCATGAATCAATTGATTGGAAACCCTGCCCAGAAATTCCTGAAAAGCGATAGGGCAGTCCAACTCTATGAAGAGATCATAGATAAAGTGCTAAGCTATTCAAACACCTCATACTCCAAGAATAGGATTTTGCTCCTTGCTCCTATAAAGGATGAGGAAATCATCAATGAAAGATTGGATTTTGTAATGAATGCCAAAGAGAAAGTCAGCAATCTGCCGATATATGACCTGGATAAATTGATGAGAAACCTTCATGAACCTAAAATCGCCAAGGCAAATTACGATGCAAGCAAGGCAATTCTTGTGGAAAGCCATGAAGATGCAGACTATCTGATGGATCTGGGCCTGAACAAATATTACACCATTATGACAGCATCTGACTCCCCATTCCTCCAAGAGGAATTAAGGGGATACGAACTGATATTTTACATCTACACTGAAGGGTTCCTTGACTTTGGAGACATGCCTAATCTTATCATGATAAACAAGGATGCTCCTACCTATCAGCTTGTTCCTGAAGTCATCTTGGATTACTTCAATGAGAACAGGGATCTCTTTGAAAGAGTCTCTAAAATAAAAACCATTCTTGGTGAGGAAACTGTCTTGAATGACATTGGCCCTATACTTGATGAACTTGATAACTACAAGACCAAAGATGTGGATTTGGATGAAATTGTTAATATTGAAAAGAGATATATAGACCAAGAGTTGGAAAGGAAGATTCAAAACATAGACCTTGAAGGAGATGAAGTTCTCGGTTTATTAAACAATACTTTACCTGCAAAAATAGAAGAAATATTTAACGAAATTTTAAGTAAATCAAAGGAAACAATCAAGGCAGAAAGTGGTATTGATTTCGACCCATTCATAAAGAAATATCCTATCGAAATTGATGACATGGAAATGGAAAGGGTGAAGATGGAAATTCTCTCCAACACTGAGAATAATTATTTTGACAAGAAGATCACTGCTGCAGAACAATTGGCTTCAATCAAGGAAGATGCTGAAAGGGAAGTTGCAGAAATAATCAGGTTTGACTATGAATATGCATTAGGCTGCTTTGCCTATCTTTATGACTTGAACAAGCCTGAGTTCGCCAATGAATATGACCTTCATCAGGCATTGCACCTGAACCTATGCCTAAGGGAAAGAACAAACCCAGAGGATATTCAAAGAGTGGATTACAGATTGAATGAGGAGGAAAACATTGCACTCTTAACTGGAGCAAACAGCGGAGGTAAGACAACCTTGCTTGAAACAATCAGCCAAATAGCTATCCTTGCACAAATGGGATTGCCTGTTCCAGCCAAATCCGCTAAGATAAAATTGTTGGATGAAATTTATCACTTTTCCAAAAAGAGATCATTGGATGCAGGAGCATTCGAATCATTCCTGAATGTATTCATGCCGATAGTTACAAGCGACTCAGAAAAATTGGTTCTATTGGATGAACTTGAAGGAATCACAGAACTCGAAGCAGCTGTAAAGATCATTTCCAGCTTCATTGAAATGATTGAGGAAAGCAATTCCTTTGCAATCATCGTAACACATATGGCAAATGAGCTGATGAAATATACAGATATTCGTGTAGATGGAATCGAAGCGACAGGACTTGATGAAAACTACAATTTGATTGTGGACAGGACACCTAAGATGAATTATCTTGCAAAGAGTACACCAGAACTGATCATAAAAAGAATGTACAACAATTCACCGCCTGAACTTAAAAAGGTATATGGCAGAATCTTGGAAAAGTTTTAAGATAGAATAAAAAAAATAGCTAAAAAAGATATTTAATAAAATAGATTAAATCTCCGGAATTAATCTATAAGAATTATTAAATATTTTAAATATTGATATTTTGCCCGTATACTAACTCTCTTGCTTCACAGGTAGTTTACCCTTTCCTCCACGAGTAACCCTCG carries:
- a CDS encoding endonuclease MutS2: MEGAQLQNIKGIGDKLSQKIINELGGEEELNQVIENLDLERLINIDGISQRKAIEIMNQLIGNPAQKFLKSDRAVQLYEEIIDKVLSYSNTSYSKNRILLLAPIKDEEIINERLDFVMNAKEKVSNLPIYDLDKLMRNLHEPKIAKANYDASKAILVESHEDADYLMDLGLNKYYTIMTASDSPFLQEELRGYELIFYIYTEGFLDFGDMPNLIMINKDAPTYQLVPEVILDYFNENRDLFERVSKIKTILGEETVLNDIGPILDELDNYKTKDVDLDEIVNIEKRYIDQELERKIQNIDLEGDEVLGLLNNTLPAKIEEIFNEILSKSKETIKAESGIDFDPFIKKYPIEIDDMEMERVKMEILSNTENNYFDKKITAAEQLASIKEDAEREVAEIIRFDYEYALGCFAYLYDLNKPEFANEYDLHQALHLNLCLRERTNPEDIQRVDYRLNEEENIALLTGANSGGKTTLLETISQIAILAQMGLPVPAKSAKIKLLDEIYHFSKKRSLDAGAFESFLNVFMPIVTSDSEKLVLLDELEGITELEAAVKIISSFIEMIEESNSFAIIVTHMANELMKYTDIRVDGIEATGLDENYNLIVDRTPKMNYLAKSTPELIIKRMYNNSPPELKKVYGRILEKF
- a CDS encoding U32 family peptidase, which encodes MTLPELLAPAGDYEILVTAINAGADAVYISGERFGARAFAKNFTLEEIEKSVEYAHLNGAKIHVTVNTLINNFEVVDVVKYLFYLYKVGVDAVIVQDLGIIELIKNLIPGLEVHASTQMTLSDYDCILWAVENNVSRIVLPREISVDKIAEMSRKMQESNISMELEAFGHGALCYCFSGNCYISSYNSGRSGNRGACAQPCRKQYKLKYKNYNVGNGYLLSTHDLAVYKGLDEIEKAGVFSLKLEGRMKSADYVGTITNAYRHLIDGDEGDYDKDLSLVFNRQFTDGYILNQKPGQVLGRESSGHEGVYIGKIIEKEGDLITISKENEEFKINLDIGDGIGFKYKDKIKGIYIDNIKEQTDDYIKLETTRNVREGDKVLLSYSKSTHDNLKKFKNETIRQNIPLDLDIKWTDDLRLNIGAKFKIVEKGINNENKEEEFSFRYISKTRFEPAQKRPVSIEDIEKQMLKTGSTSFYINNLTINDMPENSFIPIGKLNKIRRNVLDEATELLLNYYKPDKKEIRATNKAISQFIKEYKTYSEIPVRNEKLKLSIFADNLELLKMTSKLPIHKYFFDPSFSYNSQEEYFENIKDVLKEAYSIVYKGKENKDDKLVLVLSSFISDEEIERISKIIDELEEENIRIPIMYDTPGIAKSFKNKVYGNHNLNVWNSYNVKNLSDSGFKSVILSSELSHTEIKELVSKYQFIRTDDEDLDLNIIIQGNLEVMSSKDDFSNLNDGKDFIIKDSSDYAILEDQKRKKFKYKVVFDYNRHSHFINKDCLCLIDEVELIKDTGVNSVIIDCRFSSPQYSSTIISLYSQALKEDNIYDLNLLKEQIENITLSRLNKGNFINGRIHEKSC
- a CDS encoding U32 family peptidase — its product is MKLPELLAPVGSAEHLKIAILSGANSIYLSGENFGARKYAENFTVPEIREAVKYAHLHNVKVYVTVNTLIKEGELEKVSNYLLELYKMGVDAVLIQDIGLVRIINENIPQLKIHASTQMNLHNIEGIRWASEHNIKRVVLPREMEINELKEIIDYAHPLGIEIEIFAHGALCYSYSGHCLISSMQGGRSGNRGTCAQPCRERYELNINKSKRINPKTEGDYLLSPRDLSLFEHLDEIVNLEVDSIKIEGRMRSNDYVATVVKNYRKRLNKLRYDKTSQALNRNIKELERKSKGKKGRSTDLKKLKDKENIERLKEEQKLENLESLEELELVFNREFTTGHLIPKNNPMIMNRKKPGHQGLYIGKIHRYNPQTEEIHILLKDNLINIPEKGDGILIENIPNLENNDNNDNTKDTKKSKTKQDKRAKRKEKRAEKEINPTDEINNIQTYGFDISSKPVLKDSKDRHWRKREKDKDIEGRLLVIKRVRENKRINFPLKKGSKVYLTKKNSLLNEVKDLPHKKENHYIKKSLLELYFRIDSDNYPHLKGNLKLDNGKVITLKVKGENPWEEAINKPISNETIRKQLLKIGDLPYYIEKITINNNKSLFSPISEINELRRTFFNRLEEEIIESYRPNEEYIRIAEENIRNLNEDLRKRIDLKSKANAEKYNLSAYINSLEILRELNKSESIFDRIYLEIPPNKDFEEISQNILENKSIQEHELNISYCVNFLKEAIEISRNQDYKLIWKLPDIAHKQTKESIIKIIGILKKMNLEIDIMTSLIGLHDSLKDKFNLNLYGNYPLNAYNIETVLEMDNFEVLCVSPEIYKKNIKDLMEDYYKELPKNNNTIPELEVLVHGNIESMITRKELISKKQLKLINKYKKKSRKGNANEYYIDSNEYYLRNRKDQHYPIKTNLNEDNIIILNSEELCLLDDIDYLKSIGISSFSIDARWKSLDYIRDIGKVYRELIDKKENDIEESRKAIAKHCPNLTKANFEKGLK
- the tmk gene encoding dTMP kinase codes for the protein MYIVLEGIDGAGKSTQIKLLKEWLESNGLKVETVVEPTDMEVGKLIRELLTRSDATSDTMQKTLGLLFAADRLILMDKIKQLENDNVVVISDRSFYSSLSYQEPQDWINEINKYAKIPDLVLLLDLDVKKSVERCDGTDEFENEEFLTGVKQNYLDLAKSNENFKIIDANNGPNKVSSDIKKAVAPLFDICKDCIL